The following proteins come from a genomic window of Terribacillus aidingensis:
- a CDS encoding HAMP domain-containing sensor histidine kinase: MIIGILICAIGLLPLFLALSIGKVYNETKLSTGMIIYMILITIWQLDIGVLYFKDVLSEDMILFLFKLFRAGPTFGLPIVLYIAYRIIKDQPSMVKKRNWLTNVSYAFFTKKALIGFTIWSAIVYVINWTDLGIKGLTVTQERYTGVYYFPDYGSLFWVYFIHMAIIVIFLIVMPVLSKRIRNSHFKNFLMGFSFNALLLVIPGILNFFPLTGVLTSSIGVILFSVASMHIFVKLNVDLKAHSHELLEKQKKLDYTGHLTGSLIHEVRNTNSIIKGFSSIMDKNGSLDESDKRKLKMIGNASDHLEQLTDNYSAYMKSSALIYKTDDLAKIIQESIEFTDGMLQENKVELEFINIYSPLNVYLNRANLKQVFINLIKNSVEAIPENRTEKKITICTEIDDRNIIIHFIDTGVGIHPENWLSVFDPFISLGDKEQGMGLGLAFVKKMMTEHLGDISIVDSSSNGTHFKLEIPQEGMLNGGK, translated from the coding sequence ATGATTATTGGTATATTAATATGTGCCATTGGTTTACTGCCATTGTTTTTAGCGTTGAGCATAGGCAAAGTTTACAATGAAACAAAGCTGTCGACGGGAATGATCATATATATGATCCTGATAACCATTTGGCAGCTGGATATCGGAGTTCTTTATTTTAAGGATGTTCTGTCAGAAGATATGATTCTATTTCTATTCAAGCTGTTTCGTGCGGGGCCGACATTCGGGCTCCCTATTGTATTATATATAGCTTACCGGATTATCAAAGACCAGCCATCAATGGTGAAAAAGAGGAATTGGCTGACGAATGTTTCGTATGCTTTTTTCACCAAAAAAGCACTGATTGGCTTCACTATATGGAGTGCTATCGTGTATGTGATAAATTGGACGGACTTAGGAATAAAAGGATTGACTGTTACCCAAGAGAGGTATACTGGTGTTTACTATTTTCCTGATTATGGGTCGCTATTTTGGGTGTACTTCATACACATGGCTATCATTGTAATTTTCTTAATAGTTATGCCTGTATTGTCAAAGAGAATTCGGAATTCACACTTCAAGAACTTCCTTATGGGTTTTTCATTCAATGCATTGCTGCTGGTCATACCAGGAATTCTGAACTTTTTTCCTTTAACCGGCGTTCTTACTAGCAGCATTGGTGTAATACTATTTTCGGTTGCAAGCATGCACATTTTTGTAAAGCTGAATGTAGATTTGAAGGCTCATTCTCATGAATTATTGGAAAAACAGAAAAAACTAGACTACACGGGTCATTTGACTGGCAGTTTGATTCATGAAGTGAGGAACACAAACTCTATTATTAAAGGCTTCTCAAGCATAATGGACAAAAATGGTTCCCTAGATGAAAGTGATAAACGTAAACTGAAAATGATAGGTAATGCATCTGACCATTTAGAGCAGCTTACAGATAATTATAGTGCGTACATGAAGTCGTCAGCATTGATCTATAAAACAGATGATCTTGCGAAAATAATCCAAGAATCTATTGAATTTACAGACGGAATGCTGCAAGAAAACAAAGTTGAGTTGGAGTTCATAAATATATATTCACCACTGAATGTTTATCTGAATAGAGCAAACTTAAAACAAGTATTTATAAATTTGATCAAAAATAGCGTGGAAGCAATACCAGAAAACAGGACAGAAAAGAAGATAACAATCTGCACAGAGATTGATGATAGGAATATCATCATACACTTTATCGACACTGGGGTGGGTATACATCCTGAGAACTGGTTGAGTGTATTTGATCCCTTTATTTCGCTGGGAGATAAAGAGCAAGGAATGGGATTAGGTCTAGCGTTTGTGAAGAAGATGATGACTGAACACTTAGGGGATATAAGTATAGTCGACAGTTCATCGAATGGCACGCATTTCAAGCTTGAAATACCACAAGAAGGCATGCTGAATGGTGGTAAATAA
- a CDS encoding VOC family protein, producing the protein MNFASVRIITDDVDRLVKFYEKVMGLSAERPAPVFAELIAPLCTLAIGHSQTVPLFGEGSAVATDNHSVIIEFLVHDVDAEYERLKPFIEDWVKEPTTMPWGNRAILFRDPDGNLVNLFSPVTEEAIKRFTGRA; encoded by the coding sequence GTGAATTTTGCTTCTGTACGCATCATTACAGACGACGTGGATCGTCTAGTCAAGTTCTATGAGAAAGTCATGGGCTTATCAGCGGAGCGTCCCGCGCCCGTCTTTGCCGAACTCATTGCGCCATTGTGCACCCTGGCGATCGGCCACTCCCAGACTGTGCCACTGTTCGGTGAAGGTTCAGCAGTGGCGACCGACAATCACTCTGTCATCATAGAGTTCCTTGTCCACGATGTCGATGCAGAATACGAACGATTAAAGCCGTTTATCGAGGATTGGGTAAAGGAACCGACCACGATGCCGTGGGGGAACCGTGCTATACTGTTCCGTGACCCAGACGGCAACCTCGTTAACCTCTTCTCGCCGGTGACCGAGGAAGCGATCAAACGATTCACTGGCAGGGCTTGA
- a CDS encoding glycoside hydrolase domain-containing protein yields MADEMLRETQIWLNKTYSGVTGFNKVPEDGQTRNKTYYGLIRALQIELGITNLADSFGNQTMAAFSDISRHPVGSVPSNMVYILQGGFWTKGYNPGGFSGLFYEDTENAVKRFQRDIGIEQTGIVTGQVMKALLNTDGYELSSLGTADMRSVQQFLNANYGGMYFTYVPTNGVYERNTNKALIYGLQAEMGMSPNVANGNFGPGTTNGCPVLSVGNTGNNVKILQGALLGNGYDTIGFNGVDGNFDNDVRSKVIEFQKDLALPQTGIADMPTIKQLLSSAGHTGRKATVCDTATILNSSNIQTIINNGYKMVGRYLTGTVGGTRSKALTRAELNLMFSKGLKVFPIYQDGGYYSDYFVAGQGIVDANNAISAARALGFKSGTTIYFAVDFDAYDFEVKQKIVPYFQEISSTFNRMLQYSDVPAYKIGIYGPRNSCIQVSEQGYAEHSFVSNMSTGFSGNLGYPMPSNWSFSQFYEYTIYSGQNESLPIDKVDTSGRDAGVSSITTPHNSEESAFRQAWAVVGSRLPYVTSDPSLFSTEFVFDRNYRVLDSPAFTVDVIASRIVKIGESENAVTVTNGQIGLSIAQAAEELQGKISTTRLDTAEGFMRNLALGIGNGEMEVEFNVTAEGLAMKFIGRKFDLPSSAGTDAALQVAVTLTFRNLAPDIDLTLLRENLVAAGKVATVSVAAGVLLYATVQSGGSAAPLTAAAMSSLLVFLGMKDEDDEDNT; encoded by the coding sequence ATGGCAGATGAAATGTTAAGAGAAACCCAGATATGGTTAAACAAGACGTACTCCGGAGTAACAGGATTCAACAAAGTACCTGAGGATGGTCAAACTAGAAATAAAACATACTACGGATTAATTCGTGCTCTACAAATTGAGTTAGGTATCACAAACTTGGCTGATAGTTTTGGAAATCAAACAATGGCTGCTTTCTCGGATATATCAAGACATCCAGTTGGATCTGTCCCAAGCAATATGGTTTATATTCTGCAAGGTGGTTTTTGGACGAAAGGCTATAATCCAGGAGGCTTCTCCGGTTTATTCTATGAAGATACTGAGAATGCTGTAAAACGTTTTCAAAGGGATATTGGAATAGAGCAAACAGGTATAGTAACTGGACAAGTCATGAAAGCATTGTTAAATACAGATGGTTATGAATTGTCTTCCCTAGGAACAGCAGATATGCGTTCTGTACAACAATTTTTAAACGCTAATTATGGGGGAATGTATTTCACTTATGTTCCAACAAACGGTGTATATGAGCGTAACACAAACAAAGCTTTGATTTATGGTTTGCAAGCAGAAATGGGAATGAGTCCTAATGTAGCTAACGGGAACTTTGGTCCAGGAACAACGAATGGGTGCCCTGTTTTATCTGTAGGAAATACAGGAAATAACGTAAAAATATTGCAAGGAGCACTTCTTGGAAACGGCTATGATACGATCGGGTTTAACGGCGTAGATGGTAATTTCGATAATGATGTTCGCAGTAAAGTTATTGAATTTCAAAAGGATCTTGCACTTCCGCAAACTGGGATTGCAGACATGCCAACAATTAAGCAATTGTTAAGTAGTGCAGGACACACTGGTAGAAAAGCAACCGTTTGCGATACTGCAACTATTCTTAACTCATCTAACATCCAAACTATCATTAATAATGGATATAAGATGGTGGGGCGTTATCTAACCGGTACAGTAGGTGGAACTAGATCTAAGGCCTTGACTCGAGCTGAATTGAATTTAATGTTTAGTAAAGGTTTAAAAGTCTTCCCTATTTATCAAGATGGTGGTTATTACTCTGATTATTTTGTAGCTGGTCAAGGTATAGTAGACGCAAATAACGCTATTTCTGCTGCACGTGCATTAGGATTTAAGTCGGGAACCACAATTTACTTTGCTGTAGATTTTGATGCCTATGATTTCGAAGTTAAGCAGAAAATCGTTCCTTATTTCCAAGAAATATCTTCAACATTTAATAGGATGCTACAATATAGCGACGTCCCAGCATATAAGATAGGTATTTACGGGCCACGAAATTCCTGCATTCAAGTATCAGAACAAGGATATGCAGAGCACAGCTTTGTATCAAATATGTCTACTGGTTTTAGTGGGAATCTAGGATATCCTATGCCATCCAATTGGTCATTCAGCCAGTTTTATGAATATACCATCTATTCAGGACAAAATGAAAGCCTCCCTATTGATAAAGTAGATACATCAGGCAGAGATGCAGGGGTTTCTTCTATTACTACTCCACACAACTCAGAGGAAAGTGCGTTTAGACAAGCTTGGGCTGTAGTAGGTAGCAGACTACCTTATGTAACATCTGATCCATCATTGTTTTCTACAGAGTTTGTTTTTGATAGAAACTATAGAGTACTTGATTCGCCCGCCTTTACTGTTGACGTAATTGCCTCCCGTATTGTAAAAATTGGTGAGAGTGAAAATGCCGTCACTGTAACAAATGGACAAATTGGACTTTCAATAGCACAGGCTGCGGAAGAGTTACAAGGAAAAATAAGTACTACTCGTCTAGACACAGCAGAAGGGTTTATGCGTAACTTAGCACTAGGAATCGGCAACGGTGAAATGGAAGTAGAGTTTAATGTAACTGCAGAGGGATTAGCAATGAAATTCATTGGAAGAAAGTTTGACCTACCTTCTTCCGCTGGTACGGATGCAGCTCTCCAAGTAGCAGTAACATTAACATTTAGAAACCTTGCTCCAGACATTGATTTGACACTTCTACGTGAAAATCTAGTAGCAGCAGGTAAAGTAGCAACTGTGTCTGTAGCTGCTGGTGTGTTATTGTATGCTACAGTACAATCAGGTGGGTCAGCTGCTCCATTAACTGCAGCAGCCATGTCCAGTCTGTTAGTATTCTTAGGAATGAAAGACGAAGATGATGAGGACAACACTTAA
- a CDS encoding YcxB family protein, which translates to MIAEFKLDDSSFVHLQKNFVKNSSQYKKKRILPLIISSLIFICYAIYQMFTGEVSLMFALITYPILLVIWILAGNYMFHKLNEKNALNEGYKKGFNEFLKGTYKIEFNPQVLEVTKDGNKNRLEWKEFKKVDEDELYIFLYFPKDITLVVPKFRNNLSEEENAELIKRIKSKVN; encoded by the coding sequence ATGATAGCTGAATTTAAGTTAGATGATAGCTCTTTCGTCCACTTACAAAAAAACTTCGTGAAAAACTCGAGTCAATACAAAAAAAAGAGAATCTTACCTTTAATAATCTCAAGTTTAATATTTATTTGCTATGCTATTTATCAGATGTTCACAGGTGAAGTAAGCCTTATGTTTGCTCTAATTACTTATCCAATCCTTTTAGTGATCTGGATTCTAGCAGGTAACTACATGTTCCATAAATTGAATGAAAAAAATGCTTTAAATGAAGGCTATAAGAAGGGATTCAATGAATTCTTAAAAGGTACATATAAGATTGAATTTAACCCGCAAGTTTTAGAGGTCACTAAAGATGGCAATAAGAACCGTTTGGAATGGAAGGAATTTAAGAAAGTTGACGAGGACGAATTATACATTTTTCTCTACTTTCCTAAAGATATTACGCTAGTGGTTCCTAAATTCCGAAATAATTTATCAGAAGAAGAAAATGCAGAACTAATAAAGAGAATAAAAAGTAAAGTTAACTAA
- a CDS encoding DUF2268 domain-containing protein — MSVIRTDEWLIDDYEDPLALCEKLTELFADASAAEIYDYFIRHGMYRPIKKKRKQLDQEVWEVVQQDEAFLQKEWEGPDIPIYIFPSDERNKWLQKQLGGKSGLAFKDKLFLFLSPENTEEEIKAIFTHEYNHVCRLNRFDKSEEMYTLLDTIVLEGIAENAVTERLGEELTARWASFYPDKKIEKMWSDYIVPKQELLPQDHEYQAILFGHRRYPKMLGYCVGYHVVKNYMKRYSLASEDLLAVEASIIAGVM, encoded by the coding sequence ATGAGCGTAATCAGAACGGATGAATGGCTGATTGATGATTATGAAGATCCACTCGCACTTTGCGAGAAGCTAACTGAACTTTTTGCTGACGCTTCTGCAGCTGAAATATATGATTACTTCATACGGCATGGCATGTACCGTCCGATAAAGAAAAAGCGTAAACAGCTGGATCAAGAGGTGTGGGAGGTTGTGCAGCAGGACGAGGCATTTCTGCAAAAGGAGTGGGAAGGTCCGGATATACCTATCTATATCTTCCCTTCAGATGAGCGTAATAAATGGCTGCAAAAGCAATTGGGCGGTAAATCCGGTTTAGCATTCAAGGATAAGCTCTTTTTATTTTTATCACCAGAAAATACAGAAGAGGAGATAAAAGCAATATTCACGCATGAGTATAACCATGTTTGCCGGCTGAATCGCTTTGATAAGAGCGAAGAGATGTACACTTTGCTGGATACGATTGTATTAGAGGGGATAGCAGAAAATGCTGTTACGGAAAGATTGGGAGAGGAACTGACTGCCAGGTGGGCATCGTTTTATCCTGATAAGAAAATCGAGAAAATGTGGTCTGATTATATTGTTCCGAAGCAGGAGCTTTTGCCGCAGGATCATGAATATCAAGCTATTTTATTTGGTCATCGTAGGTATCCAAAGATGCTAGGGTATTGTGTTGGTTATCATGTAGTCAAAAATTATATGAAAAGATACAGCTTAGCCAGTGAAGACTTGCTGGCTGTCGAAGCTAGTATTATTGCCGGAGTTATGTAG
- a CDS encoding YcxB family protein → MKFEYDLDMGDYRNYLEHYYQNSTDFKKTYRTRMGLGLVFLLVLYWFLFQSVPETIVIIIELVFLLIYILSLKKLFLYFTVEKDLKKVSSQQFTGHYVAEIFEEKIKIQNYEYIHNKDEIEWEKISNIGENDWYYFLYHDKRVSILPKTRMPEDAQQFIELQLRTKSQN, encoded by the coding sequence TTGAAATTCGAATATGATTTGGATATGGGGGATTATAGAAACTATTTAGAGCACTATTACCAAAATTCCACCGATTTCAAAAAGACATATCGAACTAGAATGGGGCTAGGACTTGTTTTTTTATTAGTACTGTACTGGTTTCTCTTTCAAAGTGTTCCAGAAACAATTGTTATTATCATTGAATTAGTATTTTTATTAATTTACATCCTTAGTTTAAAGAAACTTTTTCTTTATTTTACTGTTGAAAAAGATTTGAAGAAAGTGTCGAGTCAGCAGTTTACAGGACATTATGTTGCAGAAATCTTTGAGGAAAAAATTAAGATCCAAAATTACGAATACATACATAACAAAGATGAAATTGAATGGGAAAAGATATCAAATATAGGAGAGAACGATTGGTATTATTTCCTCTATCATGATAAGAGAGTTTCAATATTACCAAAAACCCGTATGCCTGAAGATGCTCAACAATTCATAGAACTTCAGTTAAGAACTAAAAGTCAGAATTAA
- a CDS encoding methyltransferase domain-containing protein codes for MNYTYLDCLALFGVGGAHPGGLQLTKKILAEEKISSDTILLDVGCGTGQTAAYLAQQFGSSVSALDNNSIMVEKALERFSGLNIPIVAKHGDTENLPYPDKHFDIALSESVLSFTNVTSAIRELKRVLKSNGRLLAIETVLEQTIPEEERSSIVDFYRFPQLLTEDEWLTAFKKAGFQQVDITKYQPTLDQVDEQNAADFSLSESIDDALLEILEKHKEIMQRNKDKLGFRIFRCS; via the coding sequence TTGAATTACACATATCTTGATTGTCTCGCATTATTTGGAGTGGGCGGCGCCCATCCCGGCGGATTGCAGTTAACAAAGAAAATCTTGGCTGAGGAGAAAATCAGTAGCGATACAATACTTCTGGACGTAGGATGCGGCACGGGGCAAACTGCTGCTTACCTAGCTCAGCAATTCGGCTCCAGTGTTAGTGCCTTAGACAACAACAGCATCATGGTGGAGAAAGCCCTGGAAAGGTTCTCAGGTTTGAATATACCGATTGTTGCCAAACACGGAGACACTGAAAATCTCCCCTACCCGGATAAGCATTTTGATATTGCCCTCTCAGAATCCGTCCTTTCCTTTACCAATGTTACCTCCGCTATTCGTGAGCTCAAGAGAGTGCTGAAATCGAACGGAAGATTACTCGCAATCGAAACTGTATTGGAGCAAACAATCCCAGAAGAAGAACGGTCTTCTATTGTGGATTTTTATCGCTTCCCACAATTATTAACGGAGGATGAATGGCTGACAGCCTTTAAAAAAGCTGGATTTCAGCAAGTTGATATAACGAAATACCAACCAACATTGGATCAAGTTGATGAACAGAACGCTGCTGATTTCTCCCTATCAGAATCTATCGATGATGCATTGTTAGAGATATTGGAAAAACACAAGGAAATCATGCAGCGAAATAAAGATAAGTTGGGGTTTCGCATATTCAGATGTAGTTGA
- a CDS encoding YrhA family protein → MTRWKELLNKIASIEKEYDSTLSKPATKGEITKMINSLKEKFDQVFIPDSYLDFLQNVNGLDFNGLVIYGVDESFLDNPVTEDVHGFIETNELWYENDWQKQYIFFGDSDTAWYAYDTKETRYVELDKPSGTHIQSFESFDAMLDDALELVL, encoded by the coding sequence ATGACTAGATGGAAAGAATTACTGAATAAAATAGCAAGTATAGAAAAAGAATATGACAGTACACTCAGTAAACCTGCAACAAAGGGTGAAATCACGAAAATGATCAATAGTCTAAAAGAGAAATTTGATCAAGTGTTTATACCTGACAGTTATCTAGATTTTTTACAAAATGTAAATGGCTTAGACTTTAATGGTCTTGTAATTTATGGGGTAGATGAATCTTTTCTGGATAATCCAGTAACTGAAGATGTTCATGGCTTTATAGAAACAAACGAATTGTGGTATGAAAATGACTGGCAAAAGCAGTATATATTTTTTGGTGACTCTGATACCGCGTGGTACGCTTATGACACAAAAGAAACCAGATATGTAGAACTTGATAAGCCCTCCGGCACGCACATTCAATCATTCGAATCCTTCGATGCGATGTTAGATGATGCCTTAGAACTGGTACTCTGA
- a CDS encoding phage holin encodes MKFVDKGTIIRTIVLVIALLNQFLVIFNKSPLPFSNEELEQLLSSVFTLVASLIAWYKNNYVTNKGKQQREALQEVNLTKT; translated from the coding sequence GTGAAATTTGTGGATAAGGGAACCATAATACGCACTATTGTTTTGGTAATTGCTTTACTGAACCAATTCCTCGTAATATTTAACAAATCCCCTCTACCATTCAGCAATGAAGAATTAGAACAACTACTATCATCAGTATTTACTTTAGTAGCATCACTCATTGCTTGGTATAAGAATAATTACGTCACCAATAAAGGTAAACAACAAAGAGAAGCCCTACAAGAAGTCAACCTTACAAAAACATAA
- a CDS encoding amino acid permease → MAQQELKRDLSNRHVQLIAIGGTIGTGLFLGSGKAIQLAGPSIIFAYLIVGIALFFVMRALGELLLSKAGYQSITDIAEDYLGPWASFVTGWTYWFCWIMTAMADVIAVGVYVNYWFDIPQWIPALICVVVLLGLNLLTVKLFGELEFWFALIKVVTILALIGIGIVLLVIGYQTDAGTVSVTNLWEHGGLFPNGISGFLLAFQMVVFAYVGVELIGVSAAETANPAKNIPSAINKIPLRILFFYVGALLVLLMINPWTELNAAESPFVKTFSLVGIPIAAGIINFVVLTSAASAGNSGMFSTSRTLYNLSKQDQGPSQLAKLNKKHVPANALWLSAIVVSVGALLSKLIPEQAFGIVTSISAICFIWVWSIILICHIKYKKTRPELQKKSTFKAPFTPFVNYAVLALFAGVLVIMLVADETRPALLLTPLWFVLLFGLYWVRVNKE, encoded by the coding sequence TTGGCACAACAAGAGTTAAAGAGGGACTTATCCAATAGACATGTACAGCTTATCGCTATTGGCGGTACGATTGGTACCGGATTATTTTTAGGATCCGGGAAAGCGATTCAGCTGGCAGGACCTTCTATAATCTTCGCTTATTTGATCGTAGGTATAGCGCTGTTTTTCGTGATGCGAGCGCTAGGGGAACTGCTGTTATCGAAAGCAGGCTATCAGTCTATTACAGACATTGCCGAAGACTACCTCGGACCTTGGGCATCGTTTGTGACAGGGTGGACGTATTGGTTTTGCTGGATCATGACAGCGATGGCGGATGTGATTGCTGTCGGAGTGTACGTGAACTATTGGTTCGATATCCCGCAATGGATACCTGCACTTATCTGTGTAGTCGTTTTATTAGGGCTTAATCTATTAACGGTAAAGCTATTCGGGGAATTGGAGTTTTGGTTTGCCTTGATCAAAGTGGTTACGATCCTTGCATTGATTGGTATCGGTATTGTACTGTTGGTGATCGGATACCAGACTGATGCAGGAACCGTTTCAGTTACAAATCTGTGGGAGCATGGCGGACTATTTCCGAATGGAATTTCTGGCTTCTTACTAGCCTTCCAGATGGTAGTCTTTGCATATGTCGGAGTGGAACTAATCGGGGTATCGGCAGCCGAAACAGCCAACCCTGCTAAGAACATCCCATCAGCGATTAACAAGATACCTTTACGAATTCTATTTTTCTACGTTGGCGCACTGCTCGTTCTGTTAATGATTAACCCATGGACAGAACTGAATGCAGCCGAAAGTCCATTCGTGAAGACATTTAGTTTAGTTGGTATCCCGATCGCTGCAGGCATCATCAATTTCGTCGTCTTAACATCCGCAGCATCAGCCGGTAATAGCGGTATGTTCTCAACAAGTAGAACTTTATATAATCTAAGCAAGCAAGATCAGGGGCCATCCCAGCTTGCTAAACTGAATAAAAAGCACGTCCCAGCGAATGCCTTATGGCTATCAGCCATTGTCGTATCTGTAGGAGCGCTCTTAAGCAAACTTATCCCAGAACAAGCCTTTGGAATTGTCACAAGCATTAGTGCTATCTGTTTTATATGGGTATGGAGCATCATCCTTATCTGTCATATTAAATATAAGAAAACACGTCCGGAATTGCAGAAGAAATCAACATTTAAGGCACCATTTACGCCGTTTGTGAACTATGCGGTGCTAGCTTTGTTTGCGGGAGTTCTGGTTATTATGCTGGTTGCTGATGAGACACGGCCGGCGTTGTTGTTGACTCCTTTGTGGTTTGTTTTGTTGTTTGGGTTGTATTGGGTGAGAGTAAATAAAGAATAA
- a CDS encoding transcriptional regulator, which translates to MQTILESSKSERKKLIKNIEKHLRNYSNYKIASANLHKQLEFISDNKQLKQIPAGHVTLHIPDNESLALLQSEFCQLQIVIETIDRSLTELTDIEQKFIQTRYFNKWSIEKSAMHIGYSDKALFVIRNQVMDKLLLSLGSVALM; encoded by the coding sequence ATGCAAACAATACTAGAAAGCTCCAAATCAGAACGAAAGAAACTTATTAAGAACATTGAAAAACATCTTCGCAACTACAGTAACTATAAGATTGCCTCTGCTAACCTTCATAAGCAACTGGAATTTATATCTGATAATAAGCAGTTAAAACAAATTCCAGCTGGGCATGTCACCTTGCATATACCCGACAATGAATCATTAGCTCTACTACAGTCAGAATTCTGTCAACTACAGATTGTCATTGAGACGATTGATCGGTCTCTAACCGAACTAACAGATATCGAACAGAAGTTCATCCAGACTCGCTATTTCAATAAATGGTCTATTGAGAAAAGTGCCATGCATATTGGATATAGCGACAAAGCCCTTTTTGTCATTCGTAATCAAGTTATGGATAAGTTACTACTTAGCCTTGGCAGTGTGGCTTTGATGTAA
- a CDS encoding HNH endonuclease signature motif containing protein: MLALGMLTPWGKGFKVLKKGGEGISDFAKYIDDLGESKSAVKKGSKEVKEGTDNKIKSASGAKQDDSFIGTLKGEKIHLKDVKVEEITYTKRLPEETAMLRRKFNSSIRKNYLKEFSTDPVRVEYLKKAGLNENDIARMKNGLNPKGWQVHHNLPLDDGGTNDFSNLVLIKNDPYHKVVTNEQNSLTRDLLPSQSKKINWPMFKNEIYPPEQSK, translated from the coding sequence TTGCTTGCACTAGGGATGCTTACACCTTGGGGTAAAGGTTTTAAGGTTCTCAAAAAGGGCGGCGAAGGTATTTCCGACTTTGCAAAGTACATTGATGACCTTGGGGAGAGTAAGTCTGCTGTTAAAAAAGGATCCAAAGAAGTAAAAGAAGGTACGGATAATAAAATAAAAAGTGCTAGTGGAGCTAAACAAGATGACTCGTTTATTGGTACATTAAAAGGAGAAAAAATACATCTAAAAGATGTAAAAGTAGAAGAGATTACTTATACCAAGAGACTGCCCGAAGAGACAGCTATGCTGAGAAGGAAATTTAATAGCTCAATAAGAAAGAACTACCTAAAAGAATTTTCAACAGATCCAGTAAGAGTAGAATACCTTAAAAAAGCAGGTCTAAATGAGAATGATATAGCTAGAATGAAGAACGGGCTTAACCCCAAAGGGTGGCAAGTACATCATAACCTTCCATTAGATGATGGAGGTACTAATGATTTTTCAAACCTTGTATTAATAAAAAATGATCCATATCACAAAGTAGTAACCAATGAGCAAAACTCTTTGACAAGAGACTTACTACCGTCACAAAGCAAGAAAATAAACTGGCCTATGTTTAAAAATGAAATTTATCCACCTGAACAATCTAAATAA